A stretch of the Mycobacterium shigaense genome encodes the following:
- a CDS encoding DNA translocase FtsK — protein sequence MPSKTAARSGTRTSRSKAPSRSSKSRGARPAPPRKRPSRAAKRRHQSLLVATGVTCGRALRATWLMAARGTGGAARSIGRARDLEPGHRRDGVALVLLALAVVVAAGSWFHAARPVGAWVDVVLRTFIGAGVLALPVVLAAVAVLLMRTEPNPEARPRLILGATMIGLSCLGLRHLWSGSPQDPELRRRAAGFIGFAIGGPLSDGLTPWIAAPLLFIGFMFGLLLLTGTTIRELPQAMRVMFNTRFVDEVYDYDDYDPYRDDADDFEDDTPRPDVPDVSEDKAPPAWPPVEEVPASPDDPFDEAPTIPEPTARSRRRVAKKPQTPIVDRVVEGPYHLPSLDLLVAGDPPKKRSAANTQMADAISEVLTQFKVDAAVTGCTRGPTVTRYEVELGPGVKVEKITALQKNIAYAVATESVRMLAPIPGKSAVGIEVPNTDREMVRLADVLTAPETRRDHHPLVIGLGKDIEGDFISANLAKMPHLLVAGSTGSGKSSFVNSMLVSLLTRATPEEVRMILIDPKMVELTPYEGIPHLITPIITQPKKAAAALAWLVEEMEQRYQDMQASRVRHIDDFNAKVRSGAITAPLGSQREYRPYPYVVAIVDELADLMMTAPRDVEDAIVRITQKARAAGIHLVLATQRPSVDVVTGLIKTNVPSRLAFATSSLTDSRVILDQQGAEKLIGMGDGLFLPMGANKPLRLQGAYITDDEIQAVVGACKEQAEPEYTEGVTTAKPTNERTDVDPDIGDDMDVFLQAVELVVSSQFGSTSMLQRKLRVGFAKAGRLMDLMETRGIVGPSEGSKAREVLVKPDELAGTLALIRGGASADGSDDGGGGEE from the coding sequence ATGCCCAGTAAGACCGCCGCCCGCTCCGGAACCCGAACGAGCAGGTCAAAAGCCCCTTCGCGGTCCAGCAAGTCGCGCGGTGCGAGGCCGGCACCACCCCGCAAGCGGCCGAGCAGGGCCGCCAAGCGGCGTCATCAGTCGCTGCTGGTCGCCACCGGGGTGACGTGTGGCCGCGCGCTGCGTGCCACCTGGCTGATGGCGGCCCGCGGTACCGGGGGCGCGGCGCGGTCTATCGGACGGGCCCGTGACCTCGAACCCGGCCACCGTCGGGACGGCGTCGCGCTGGTGCTGCTCGCTCTCGCGGTGGTGGTGGCGGCCGGCTCCTGGTTCCACGCCGCCCGGCCCGTCGGGGCGTGGGTCGACGTGGTGCTGCGGACGTTCATCGGCGCAGGCGTCCTGGCGCTTCCCGTGGTGCTCGCGGCGGTCGCGGTGCTGCTGATGCGGACCGAACCCAACCCCGAGGCGCGGCCCCGGCTGATCCTGGGCGCTACCATGATCGGTCTGTCCTGCCTGGGCCTGCGGCACCTGTGGTCGGGCTCGCCGCAGGACCCCGAATTGCGCCGTCGCGCCGCGGGCTTTATCGGATTTGCCATCGGCGGCCCGTTGTCGGACGGGCTGACCCCGTGGATCGCCGCGCCGCTGCTGTTCATCGGGTTCATGTTCGGCCTGCTGCTGCTGACCGGCACCACCATCCGTGAGCTGCCCCAGGCGATGCGGGTCATGTTCAACACCCGGTTCGTCGACGAGGTCTACGACTACGACGACTACGACCCCTATCGAGACGACGCCGACGACTTCGAGGACGACACGCCTCGCCCCGACGTCCCCGACGTGAGCGAGGACAAGGCGCCCCCGGCCTGGCCGCCGGTCGAGGAAGTTCCGGCCTCGCCAGACGACCCGTTCGACGAGGCACCCACCATCCCGGAGCCGACCGCGCGCAGCCGGCGCCGCGTGGCCAAGAAGCCGCAGACCCCGATCGTCGACCGGGTCGTCGAGGGGCCCTACCACCTGCCGTCGCTGGATCTGCTGGTCGCGGGCGACCCGCCCAAGAAGCGCAGCGCGGCCAACACCCAGATGGCCGACGCCATCAGCGAGGTGCTGACCCAGTTCAAGGTGGACGCCGCCGTCACCGGCTGCACCCGTGGGCCGACCGTCACGCGCTACGAGGTCGAGCTGGGGCCGGGCGTCAAGGTCGAGAAGATCACGGCGCTGCAGAAGAACATCGCCTACGCCGTGGCCACCGAGAGCGTGCGCATGCTGGCGCCGATCCCGGGCAAGTCGGCCGTCGGAATCGAGGTGCCCAACACCGACCGCGAAATGGTGCGGCTGGCCGACGTGCTGACCGCGCCGGAGACCCGCCGCGACCACCACCCGCTGGTGATCGGGCTGGGCAAGGACATCGAGGGCGACTTCATCTCGGCCAACCTGGCCAAGATGCCGCACCTGCTGGTCGCCGGCTCCACCGGATCGGGTAAGTCCAGCTTCGTCAACTCGATGCTGGTGTCGCTGCTGACCCGGGCCACTCCCGAAGAGGTCCGGATGATCCTGATCGACCCGAAGATGGTGGAGCTGACGCCGTACGAGGGCATTCCGCATCTGATCACCCCGATCATCACCCAGCCCAAGAAGGCGGCGGCCGCGCTGGCGTGGCTGGTCGAGGAGATGGAACAGCGCTACCAGGACATGCAGGCCTCCCGGGTGCGCCACATCGACGATTTCAACGCCAAGGTGCGCTCCGGCGCCATCACCGCGCCGCTGGGCAGCCAGCGCGAATACCGGCCGTACCCCTACGTCGTCGCCATCGTCGACGAGCTGGCCGACCTGATGATGACCGCCCCGCGCGACGTCGAGGACGCCATCGTGCGGATCACCCAGAAGGCCCGGGCCGCGGGCATTCACCTGGTGCTGGCGACCCAGCGCCCGTCCGTCGACGTCGTCACCGGCCTGATCAAGACCAACGTGCCCTCCCGGCTGGCGTTCGCCACGTCGTCGCTGACCGACAGCCGGGTGATCCTGGACCAGCAGGGCGCCGAGAAGCTGATCGGGATGGGCGACGGCCTGTTCTTGCCGATGGGCGCCAACAAGCCGCTGCGGCTGCAGGGCGCCTACATCACCGACGACGAGATCCAGGCTGTTGTCGGGGCGTGCAAAGAGCAGGCTGAACCGGAGTACACCGAGGGCGTCACCACCGCGAAGCCCACCAACGAACGCACCGACGTCGACCCCGACATCGGCGACGACATGGACGTGTTCCTGCAGGCCGTCGAGCTGGTGGTGTCCAGCCAGTTCGGCTCCACGTCGATGTTGCAGCGCAAGCTGCGCGTCGGCTTCGCCAAGGCGGGCCGGCTGATGGACCTGATGGAGACGCGCGGCATTGTCGGGCCGTCCGAGGGCTCCAAGGCACGCGAGGTGCTGGTCAAGCCCGACGAGCTGGCCGGGACGCTGGCACTGATCCGCGGCGGCGCCAGCGCCGACGGATCCGACGACGGTGGCGGCGGCGAGGAATAG
- the pgsA gene encoding CDP-diacylglycerol--glycerol-3-phosphate 3-phosphatidyltransferase: MAGRVRIANLANILTLMRLVLVPIFLLALFAGGGHQTAWRVIAFVIFAVACITDRLDGLLARNYGMATEFGAFVDPIADKMLIGSALVGLSMLGDLPWWVTVLILIREVGVTMLRLAVIRRGVIPASWGGKLKTFVQAVAIGLFVLPLSGPFLVAASVVMAAAILLTVVTGLDYVASTIREVRRTPN, from the coding sequence GTGGCAGGGCGCGTCCGCATCGCCAACCTTGCGAACATCCTGACTTTAATGCGGCTGGTGCTGGTCCCGATTTTCCTGCTGGCGCTGTTCGCCGGGGGTGGCCACCAAACCGCTTGGCGTGTCATTGCTTTCGTGATTTTCGCGGTGGCCTGCATCACCGACCGGCTGGACGGGCTGCTGGCCCGCAACTACGGGATGGCGACCGAATTCGGCGCCTTCGTCGATCCGATCGCGGACAAGATGCTGATCGGATCGGCCCTGGTCGGGCTGTCGATGCTGGGGGACCTGCCGTGGTGGGTCACGGTGCTGATCCTGATCCGTGAGGTCGGGGTCACGATGCTGCGACTGGCGGTGATCCGCCGCGGCGTCATCCCGGCGAGCTGGGGCGGGAAGCTCAAAACGTTCGTCCAGGCGGTGGCGATCGGCTTGTTCGTGCTGCCGCTGTCCGGGCCGTTCCTGGTGGCGGCGTCGGTGGTGATGGCCGCCGCGATCCTGCTCACGGTGGTCACCGGCCTGGACTACGTGGCCTCCACGATCCGGGAGGTGCGGCGCACGCCCAACTGA
- the clgR gene encoding transcriptional regulator ClgR has protein sequence MSPLVREVIGDVLRRARTSQGRTLREVSDAARVSLGYLSEVERGRKEPSSELLNSICDALDVALSTVLIDAGQQMAGEERAAHSAVPSTPGAAGVDARIKVVIPPVASLAVA, from the coding sequence ATGTCGCCATTGGTGCGGGAGGTCATCGGCGATGTGCTGCGCCGGGCCCGGACGTCGCAAGGCCGGACGCTGCGCGAGGTGTCGGACGCGGCGCGGGTGAGTCTGGGTTACCTCTCGGAAGTGGAGCGCGGCCGCAAGGAGCCCTCCAGTGAGTTGCTCAACTCGATCTGCGACGCCCTGGACGTCGCGCTCTCGACAGTCCTCATCGACGCCGGTCAGCAGATGGCCGGCGAGGAACGTGCTGCTCACAGTGCGGTCCCGAGCACGCCCGGTGCTGCGGGCGTCGACGCGCGCATCAAGGTCGTCATCCCACCGGTGGCGTCGCTGGCGGTGGCCTGA
- a CDS encoding amino-acid N-acetyltransferase: MTESAREKRPVVVRRARTSDVPTIKHLVDTYAGKILLEKALVTLYEAVQEFWVAEHPEQPGTVVGCGALHVFWSDLGEIRTVAVDPVATGHGIGHSIVTRLLEVARELQLERIFVLTFETDFFGKHGFTEIEGTPVTAEVFEEMCRSYDIGVAEFLDLSYVKPNILGNTRMLLHL, encoded by the coding sequence GTGACCGAAAGCGCACGGGAGAAGCGGCCGGTGGTGGTCCGGCGCGCGCGGACGTCCGACGTCCCCACGATCAAGCACCTCGTCGACACCTACGCGGGCAAGATCCTGCTGGAAAAGGCGCTGGTGACGCTGTACGAGGCCGTCCAGGAGTTCTGGGTGGCCGAGCACCCGGAGCAGCCGGGCACGGTGGTCGGTTGCGGCGCGCTGCACGTGTTCTGGTCGGATCTGGGCGAGATCCGCACCGTCGCGGTCGACCCGGTGGCGACCGGGCACGGCATCGGCCACTCGATCGTCACGCGTCTGCTCGAGGTCGCGCGCGAGCTGCAGCTGGAGCGGATCTTCGTGCTGACTTTCGAGACCGACTTCTTCGGCAAGCACGGCTTCACCGAGATCGAGGGCACGCCCGTCACCGCCGAGGTGTTCGAGGAGATGTGCCGCTCCTACGACATCGGCGTCGCGGAGTTCCTGGACCTCAGCTACGTCAAGCCCAACATCCTCGGCAACACCCGGATGCTGCTGCACCTCTGA